From Myxocyprinus asiaticus isolate MX2 ecotype Aquarium Trade chromosome 25, UBuf_Myxa_2, whole genome shotgun sequence, one genomic window encodes:
- the LOC127416230 gene encoding ras-like protein family member 11B — protein MRLIQNMSTIAEYPSAECPSNRVIKIAVIGGSGVGKTALVVRFLTKRFIGDYERNVGNLYSREVQIDGEQVAIQVQDTPGVQVNGNGLSCTDHLAGSIQWADAVVMVYSVTDCRSFDLIGQLHQLVSRTHVDRSSTLPIILVANKADLLHVRRVDIQEGPLLASALGCSFYEVSASEDYNQVHGAFHRLCMDLAKLQPPFMQSQTPVNAASSGTEKKKSPLIPRPKSPNMQDLKRRFKQVLSAKVRTVTSV, from the exons ATGCGTCTGATCCAGAACATGTCAACCATTGCGGAGTACCCGAGTGCTGAATGCCCGTCCAACCGGGTGATAAAGATCGCTGTGATCGGAGGCAGCGGGGTTGGGAAAACCG CGCTAGTGGTTCGTTTCCTCACCAAGCGGTTTATCGGCGACTACGAGAGAAACGTTG GCAACCTGTACTCCAGAGAGGTGCAGATAGACGGAGAACAAGTGGCCATTCAAGTTCAAGACACACCTGGAGTTCAA GTAAATGGTAATGGATTGAGTTGCACAGACCATTTGGCAGGCTCCATTCAATGGGCAGACGCTGTAGTCATGGTCTATTCTGTGACAGACTGCCGAAGCTTCGACCTCATTGGACAGCTCCACCAGCTTGTTAGCCGCACCCATGTGGATAGATCGTCCACCCTGCCGATCATCCTGGTAGCCAATAAAGCTGATCTCCTCCATGTTAGACGGGTGGATATTCAAGAAGGTCCATTGTTGGCCTCGGCGTTAGGCTGCTCCTTCTATGAGGTGTCTGCTAGTGAGGACTATAACCAGGTCCATGGTGCCTTCCACAGACTGTGCATGGATCTGGCTAAGCTGCAGCCTCCATTCATGCAGTCTCAGACCCCCGTCAATGCAGCTTCATCTGGGACAGAGAAGAAAAAATCACCCCTCATCCCCCGGCCCAAATCCCCCAACATGCAGGACTTGAAGAGGCGCTTCAAACAGGTGCTCTCTGCCAAGGTCCGGACTGTCACGTCCGTGTGA